In one window of Mesoplodon densirostris isolate mMesDen1 chromosome 4, mMesDen1 primary haplotype, whole genome shotgun sequence DNA:
- the PNMA1 gene encoding paraneoplastic antigen Ma1: MAMTLLEDWCRGMDVNSQRALLVWGIPVNCDEAEIEETLQAAMPQVPYRVLGRMFWREENAKVALLELTGAVDYTAIPREMPGKGGVWKVVFKPPTSDAEFLERLHLFLAREGWTVQDVARVLGFQNPTPAPGPDMPAEMLNYILDNVIQPLVESLWYKKLTLFSGRDILGPGEETFDPWLEHTNEVIEEWQVSDVEKRRRLMESLRGPAADVIRILKISNPAITTAECLKALEQVFGSVESSRDAQVRFLNTYQNPGEKLSAYVIRLEPLLQKVVEKGAIDKDNVNQARLEQVIAGANHSGAIRRQLWLTGAAEGPAPNLFQLLVQIREEEAKEEEEEAEAALLQLGLEGHF, from the coding sequence ATGGCGATGACACTGTTGGAAGACTGGTGTAGGGGGATGGATGTGAACTCCCAGAGAGCCCTGCTGGTCTGGGGGATCCCAGTGAACTGTGATGAGGCTGAAATCGAAGAGACCCTCCAGGCTGCGATGCCCCAGGTGCCCTATCGAGTGCTTGGGAGAATGTTCTGGAGGGAAGAGAATGCCAAAGTAGCCTTGTTAGAGCTCACTGGCGCTGTCGATTACACCGCGATCCCCAGGGAGATGCCAGGTAAAGGAGGGGTGTGGAAAGTGGTCTTTAAGCCCCCGACTTCCGATGCTGAATTTCTAGAAAGGTTGCACCTCTTCCTAGCAAGAGAGGGGTGGACCGTGCAAGATGTTGCCCGTGTCCTTGGGTTTCAGAACCCCACTCCGGCCCCAGGCCCAGATATGCCAGCAGAAATGCTAAACTATATTTTGGATAATGTTATTCAGCCTCTTGTTGAGTCCTTATGGTACAAGAAGCTGACACTCTTCTCCGGGAGGGACATCCTGGGGCCTGGAGAGGAGACATTTGATCCCTGGCTGGAGCACACTAATGAGGTCATAGAGGAGTGGCAGGTGTCAGATGTGGAAAAGAGGCGGCGGTTGATGGAGAGTCTTAGAGGCCCTGCTGCTGATGTCATACGCATCCTCAAGATCAGCAACCCTGCGATTACCACCGCCGAATGCCTGAAGGCGCTTGAGCAGGTGTTTGGGAGCGTGGAGAGCTCTAGGGATGCGCAGGTCAGATTTCTGAACACTTACCAGAACCCAGGAGAAAAGTTATCTGCTTATGTCAttcgtctggagcctctgctgcAGAAGGTGGTGGAGAAGGGGGCCATAGATAAAGATAACGTGAATCAAGCCCGCCTGGAGCAGGTCATTGCCGGGGCCAACCACAGCGGGGCCATCCGAAGGCAGCTGTGGCTGACCGGGGCTGCGGAAGGGCCAGCCCCAAACCTCTTCCAGTTGCTGGTGCAGATCCGCGAGGAGGAGgccaaggaagaggaggaggaggctgaggctgCCCTCCTGCAGTTAGGCCTGGAGGGGCACTTCTGA